A genomic segment from Agrobacterium vitis encodes:
- a CDS encoding glucose/quinate/shikimate family membrane-bound PQQ-dependent dehydrogenase gives MILIVTAVVFAVLGLALGGGGGYLLSLGGSPFYLIAGLAFILVALLLLMRKAAALWIYGLFILGCLGWAIWEVGFDWWQLGTRGGLVIVLGFVLLLPAIRRRLGPLHRREGGIAASAWPVALPVLVALVVAGYSMTQDPYDKPGTLPMDVASATPSYGGDMADGEWHQYGRTPYGQRYSPLTQITTDNVKTLKTAWTYQTGDVKLPGDVGETTYQVTPLKVGDTLYLCTPHNWAIAVDAATGKQKWKFDPNVGLNPDRQHQTCRGVTYYADPAATSGAPCATRVYLPTSDARLIALDAANGKICESFADKGVLHLEQGMPYNPAGYYYSTSPPVIAAGKIIIGGAVNDNYSTKEQSGVIRAFDVQTGALVWNWDSGNPGQTQPLPQGQTYTANSPNSWSVFSVDEQLGLVYIPLGNQVPDQLGMNRSANVEKYSSSVVALDLNTGADRWVQQFVHHDLWDMDVPAQPVLLDITRDGTTVPALVASTKQGDIYVLDRRTGQPIIPIKELPAPGGTIPEDHASPTQPISALSFRPPKLEERNMWGVTLLDQLACRIKFHQLRYDGQYTPPSLQGSIIYPGNFGTFNWGSVAVDPEKQVMFGMPTYLAFTSQLVPRDQVPAKGQDEKGSEQGLNRNDGAPYAVKMGPFLSPIGIPCQAPPWGTVAAVDLKTGKIAYQHRNGTVHDMTPLPLPFKVGVPGIGGPMITKGGVAFLGAAVDNYLRAYDLATGKVLWESRLPAGGQATPMSYELNGKQYVVMVAGGHGSLGTKPGDYVIAYTLP, from the coding sequence ATGATCCTTATCGTTACAGCGGTCGTTTTCGCCGTCCTCGGGCTCGCGCTCGGCGGCGGAGGCGGCTATCTCCTGTCGCTCGGCGGTAGCCCGTTTTACCTCATCGCCGGTCTTGCCTTCATTCTCGTTGCGCTGCTTCTGTTGATGCGTAAGGCGGCTGCTCTGTGGATCTATGGGCTGTTCATTCTCGGCTGCCTAGGCTGGGCGATCTGGGAGGTCGGTTTCGACTGGTGGCAGCTTGGCACCCGCGGAGGGCTGGTCATCGTACTTGGCTTCGTGCTGCTTCTGCCTGCCATCCGCCGCAGGCTGGGACCGCTACATCGCCGTGAAGGCGGCATTGCGGCGAGCGCCTGGCCAGTAGCGCTGCCGGTGTTGGTCGCGCTTGTTGTCGCCGGTTATTCCATGACACAGGACCCCTATGACAAGCCGGGTACGCTGCCGATGGATGTGGCCAGCGCCACGCCATCCTATGGCGGCGACATGGCCGATGGCGAATGGCACCAATATGGCCGCACACCCTATGGCCAGCGCTATTCGCCGCTGACCCAGATCACCACCGACAATGTCAAGACGCTGAAGACCGCCTGGACCTACCAGACCGGCGATGTGAAACTGCCCGGCGATGTCGGCGAGACCACCTATCAGGTCACGCCGCTGAAAGTGGGCGACACGCTCTATCTCTGCACCCCGCACAATTGGGCCATCGCCGTGGATGCGGCAACCGGCAAGCAGAAATGGAAATTTGACCCCAATGTCGGCCTGAACCCGGATCGCCAGCACCAGACCTGCCGTGGCGTCACCTATTATGCCGATCCTGCCGCTACATCAGGTGCGCCCTGCGCCACCCGCGTCTATCTTCCGACCTCGGATGCGCGGCTGATCGCGCTCGATGCCGCCAATGGCAAGATCTGCGAGAGCTTTGCCGACAAGGGCGTGCTGCATCTGGAACAGGGCATGCCCTATAATCCGGCTGGCTATTACTATTCGACGTCGCCGCCGGTGATTGCGGCTGGCAAGATCATCATTGGTGGGGCGGTCAACGACAACTATTCCACCAAGGAGCAATCCGGCGTGATCCGCGCCTTTGACGTCCAGACCGGGGCGCTGGTGTGGAACTGGGACAGCGGCAATCCGGGCCAGACCCAGCCGCTTCCGCAAGGCCAGACTTACACCGCCAATTCGCCGAATAGCTGGTCGGTATTCTCGGTCGATGAACAGTTGGGCCTCGTCTATATCCCGCTCGGCAATCAGGTGCCGGACCAGTTGGGCATGAACCGCAGCGCCAATGTGGAGAAATATTCCTCCTCGGTCGTGGCGCTTGACCTCAATACCGGTGCCGACCGCTGGGTGCAGCAATTCGTCCATCACGACCTCTGGGACATGGATGTTCCTGCCCAGCCCGTGCTGCTGGATATTACCCGCGATGGCACCACTGTTCCGGCGCTCGTTGCCTCCACCAAGCAGGGCGATATCTATGTGCTGGACCGGCGCACCGGTCAGCCGATCATTCCGATCAAGGAACTTCCAGCCCCCGGCGGCACTATTCCGGAAGATCATGCGTCGCCGACCCAGCCGATTTCGGCCTTAAGCTTTCGCCCACCAAAGCTCGAAGAGCGCAATATGTGGGGCGTGACGCTGCTCGATCAGTTGGCCTGCCGCATCAAGTTCCATCAGTTGCGCTATGACGGCCAATATACCCCGCCATCGTTGCAGGGCTCGATCATCTATCCCGGCAATTTCGGCACGTTCAACTGGGGTTCGGTTGCTGTCGATCCGGAAAAGCAGGTCATGTTCGGCATGCCGACCTATCTGGCCTTCACCTCGCAGCTTGTGCCGCGCGATCAGGTTCCGGCCAAGGGCCAGGACGAAAAAGGTTCAGAACAGGGGCTGAACCGCAATGACGGCGCGCCCTATGCGGTCAAGATGGGTCCGTTCCTGTCGCCCATCGGCATTCCCTGCCAGGCGCCGCCATGGGGTACGGTTGCCGCTGTTGATCTGAAGACCGGCAAAATCGCCTATCAGCACCGCAATGGCACCGTGCATGACATGACGCCGCTGCCGCTGCCCTTCAAGGTCGGCGTACCCGGCATTGGCGGGCCGATGATTACCAAGGGCGGCGTGGCTTTCCTCGGTGCCGCCGTCGATAATTATCTGCGCGCCTATGACCTCGCCACTGGCAAGGTTCTCTGGGAAAGCCGGCTTCCGGCTGGCGGCCAGGCGACGCCGATGAGCTACGAACTGAACGGTAAGCAATATGTTGTCATGGTCGCTGGCGGCCACGGTTCTCTCGGCACCAAGCCGGGGGACTACGTGATCGCCTATACGCTGCCCTAG
- the pncA gene encoding bifunctional nicotinamidase/pyrazinamidase has product MTKALLLIDIQNGFCPGGNLPVPEGDQIVPIANALMASGAYDLILASQDWHPANHGSFASQHPGTKVFELGELSGKPQMMWPDHCVQGTDDAEFYPGLDLSRIDHVQKKGLNPLVDSYSAFRDNDQAALTGLSTWLIGKGVTELDVMGLATDYCVKFSVLDALDMLPGVTVRLIIDGSRGIDPQTVEAAIADMQAHGARLITSADVLV; this is encoded by the coding sequence ATGACCAAGGCGCTGCTTCTCATCGATATCCAGAACGGCTTTTGCCCGGGCGGCAATCTGCCGGTGCCGGAAGGCGATCAGATCGTCCCCATCGCCAATGCCCTGATGGCCAGCGGGGCCTATGACCTGATTCTCGCCTCGCAGGACTGGCATCCAGCCAATCACGGCAGCTTCGCCTCTCAGCACCCCGGCACCAAGGTTTTCGAACTGGGCGAGCTTTCCGGCAAACCGCAGATGATGTGGCCGGACCATTGTGTGCAGGGCACGGATGATGCCGAGTTTTACCCCGGCCTCGATCTCTCCCGGATCGATCATGTGCAGAAAAAGGGACTGAACCCGTTGGTGGACAGCTATTCAGCTTTCCGCGACAACGATCAGGCAGCCCTGACCGGCCTTAGCACCTGGCTGATCGGTAAGGGCGTCACCGAACTGGATGTCATGGGCCTTGCCACCGATTACTGCGTCAAGTTTTCCGTGCTGGATGCGCTGGACATGCTGCCGGGCGTAACTGTGCGGTTGATTATCGACGGCAGCCGGGGCATCGATCCACAGACGGTGGAGGCGGCGATTGCCGACATGCAGGCTCACGGCGCAAGGCTTATCACCAGCGCTGATGTCCTCGTCTGA
- the panC gene encoding pantoate--beta-alanine ligase, whose product MEIINTIAALRQRLDACRKAGKSIGFVPTMGYLHKGHLTLVEQAETENAVTVVSIFVNPLQFGKGEDLEKYPRDLARDSAMLEAASVDFLFAPGVADMYPRPIQTVVDLPELGGELEGKARPGHFAGVATVVTKLFNIVQPDAAYFGEKDYQQVAIIRRMVEDLAMPVRVVPVATVREADGLACSSRNVYLTEEQRAASAIVPKALEEAERLYRNGLRDAAEMEAALAAFIAREPLARPDVVAVRHPDTLATLPHLDQPFLVLLYVQIGTTKLLDNRVIDIESKKEAAE is encoded by the coding sequence ATGGAGATTATCAACACGATTGCAGCGCTGCGCCAAAGGCTCGATGCCTGCCGCAAGGCTGGAAAATCCATCGGTTTCGTGCCGACCATGGGCTATCTGCATAAGGGTCACCTGACGCTGGTCGAACAGGCGGAGACTGAAAACGCTGTGACTGTGGTGTCGATCTTCGTCAACCCGCTGCAATTCGGCAAGGGCGAGGATCTGGAGAAATATCCCCGCGATCTCGCCCGCGACAGCGCCATGCTGGAGGCAGCAAGCGTCGATTTTCTGTTCGCGCCTGGCGTGGCCGACATGTATCCGCGACCGATACAAACGGTGGTCGATCTGCCGGAGCTGGGCGGCGAGCTGGAGGGCAAGGCCCGGCCCGGCCATTTCGCGGGCGTAGCAACCGTCGTTACCAAGCTGTTCAACATCGTCCAGCCGGATGCCGCCTATTTTGGCGAGAAGGATTATCAGCAGGTGGCGATCATCCGCCGCATGGTCGAGGATCTCGCCATGCCGGTGCGCGTCGTGCCGGTGGCAACCGTGCGCGAGGCCGATGGGCTGGCCTGCTCGTCGCGCAATGTCTATCTGACCGAGGAGCAGCGTGCCGCCTCCGCCATCGTGCCGAAAGCGCTGGAGGAGGCGGAACGGCTCTATCGCAACGGTCTGCGCGATGCGGCGGAGATGGAAGCCGCCCTTGCCGCCTTCATTGCCCGCGAGCCGCTGGCGCGGCCCGACGTGGTCGCCGTGCGTCACCCCGATACGCTCGCCACCCTGCCCCATCTGGACCAGCCGTTTCTGGTGCTGCTTTACGTACAAATCGGCACGACCAAACTGCTGGATAACCGGGTTATCGACATCGAAAGCAAGAAGGAAGCCGCCGAGTGA
- the panB gene encoding 3-methyl-2-oxobutanoate hydroxymethyltransferase — translation MSAPPRQKRLTPTTIAALKHQRPIVSLTAYTTPMARLMDAHCDLLLVGDSLGMVLYGLDTTVGVTLEMMIAHGQAVLRGVSHACVIVDMPFGSYQESREQAFRNAARIMKETGCDGVKLEGGTEMAETVAFLVERGIPVLGHVGLMPQQVNTSGGYRSKGHDEPEAGKIRADATAIAKAGAFALVIEGTVEPLARDITQTLAIPTIGIGASPACDGQILVSDDMLGLFNNFKPRFVKHYAELAGVISKAVEDYATEVKARQFPGPEHTFQPRKS, via the coding sequence GTGAGCGCCCCGCCCCGCCAGAAACGCCTGACGCCCACCACCATTGCCGCGCTGAAGCATCAGCGCCCGATAGTGTCCCTCACCGCCTATACCACGCCGATGGCGCGGCTGATGGATGCCCATTGCGATCTGCTGCTGGTCGGCGACAGTCTTGGCATGGTGCTGTATGGGCTGGACACCACGGTTGGCGTCACCCTGGAGATGATGATTGCCCATGGGCAAGCGGTGTTACGCGGAGTCAGTCATGCCTGCGTCATCGTCGATATGCCCTTCGGCTCCTATCAGGAATCCAGAGAACAGGCCTTCCGCAATGCGGCACGGATCATGAAGGAAACCGGCTGCGATGGCGTCAAGCTGGAAGGCGGCACGGAAATGGCCGAGACCGTCGCCTTTCTGGTGGAACGCGGCATTCCGGTGCTGGGCCATGTCGGGCTGATGCCGCAACAGGTCAACACATCAGGCGGCTACCGTTCCAAGGGCCATGATGAGCCGGAAGCAGGCAAGATCCGGGCCGACGCCACCGCTATAGCCAAGGCAGGCGCTTTCGCGCTGGTCATTGAAGGCACCGTCGAGCCTTTGGCGCGAGACATAACCCAGACCCTTGCCATCCCCACCATCGGCATCGGCGCCTCGCCTGCCTGCGATGGCCAGATCCTGGTCTCAGACGACATGCTGGGCCTGTTCAACAATTTCAAACCGCGCTTCGTCAAACATTATGCCGAGCTGGCCGGGGTGATTTCAAAGGCCGTGGAAGACTATGCAACCGAGGTCAAGGCACGGCAATTTCCCGGACCGGAACATACGTTCCAGCCGCGTAAATCGTAA
- a CDS encoding sulfite exporter TauE/SafE family protein yields MLINMLGLPFGALLGTAGGFLGTGGGTFAIPLLVLFAAYDQKLAQGTALVMVVTNVLYALVKYRNKGSFDLKTALVLAASGSITSAISSLWALSPSSETLKLWYGVFLMLLAAFVAVTRNIKFVSHSLDYRWAFLPGAIGGISLGLFGVGGAMLAVPLLVMFYGHSQVRAQGLGLALALPGCSISLMQYGYYGHVDWVLGSMLAIGGLLGVPAGVHLAHKVDERTLVLSFCTLLIAAGLLIIVK; encoded by the coding sequence ATGCTGATTAATATGCTTGGACTTCCCTTTGGCGCGCTTCTGGGAACAGCCGGAGGCTTCCTGGGAACCGGAGGCGGGACATTTGCAATCCCGCTTCTGGTTTTGTTTGCGGCCTATGACCAGAAGCTTGCCCAAGGGACAGCTTTGGTCATGGTGGTCACCAATGTTCTCTATGCCCTGGTGAAATACCGCAACAAGGGCAGTTTCGATCTCAAGACGGCCCTTGTGCTGGCCGCCAGTGGCAGCATCACCTCGGCGATCAGCTCTCTTTGGGCTCTGTCGCCGTCGAGCGAGACATTGAAGCTCTGGTATGGCGTGTTTTTGATGCTGCTTGCGGCCTTCGTCGCTGTCACGCGCAACATAAAATTCGTCTCGCATAGCCTTGATTATCGATGGGCTTTTCTGCCGGGGGCTATTGGCGGCATATCGCTTGGCTTGTTTGGGGTGGGAGGCGCCATGCTGGCCGTTCCCTTGTTGGTGATGTTTTACGGGCATTCCCAGGTTCGCGCGCAAGGACTCGGGTTGGCGCTGGCGCTGCCCGGATGTAGCATCAGTCTGATGCAATACGGCTATTACGGCCATGTCGATTGGGTGCTTGGCTCCATGCTGGCCATCGGCGGGCTTTTGGGCGTGCCAGCGGGCGTTCATTTGGCCCACAAGGTCGATGAACGCACCCTGGTTCTGTCGTTTTGCACATTGCTGATTGCCGCGGGGCTGCTCATCATCGTCAAATAG
- a CDS encoding DUF2164 domain-containing protein — translation MPKPDDVKADFSKEELALLVSRLQKHLAIEHEVELGRFEVESLIDFLAGTVGVHFYNRGLADAQTLLAEQIDRFNDGIYQLERTMAS, via the coding sequence ATGCCGAAGCCCGATGATGTCAAAGCCGATTTTTCAAAAGAAGAACTGGCTCTGCTGGTTTCACGGCTGCAAAAACACCTGGCGATTGAACATGAGGTCGAGCTTGGACGGTTCGAGGTCGAAAGTCTGATCGATTTTCTGGCCGGAACGGTCGGTGTGCATTTCTACAACAGAGGCCTTGCCGACGCCCAGACCCTGCTGGCCGAGCAGATCGATCGCTTCAATGACGGGATCTACCAATTGGAGCGGACGATGGCGTCTTGA